TTGCTTATCCACCCCGACCGACGCCACCCGAAAGGGCTCTCATTGGAAAAGTCTATGCTGAAAGAGAGCACCGGACCGCCAAGTCACCACCACTTACGATGCAAGCTTACTTCATCGATGACGGCCGTGGGATTGAGCGGGTGATACTTTTAACTGAAATCGAGAGTGATTACTAACCTTTGACATACATTGAAGATCCGGCACGATATCCGGTCCTGAGCGCGATTTCCTATTCGGTGCTTGATGACGGCTGGTTCAAAGTGCTGGCTCAACAGAAGCGCCAGATCCCTCTCGAGCGCGGTGGCAACGGGCCGTTGCCGTTCATTGCCGTATTTGGATCGGCACAGGTCGATCCGGCAAGCGCAATCTGGCAGAATGCGTTTCGCCTCGGCGTCGAACTGGCGAGGCGGGGCGCGGTCGTCATCAATGGCGGTTACGGCGGACTAATGGAAGCCTCTTCGGCAGGTGCCCGTTCGGCCGGAGGCATTACGGTAGGTGTGACGTGCGACAACCTCCCCGAAGACGCCCCGAATCCTTACATCGACCACGAATGGAAGACCGACCGCTGGGATCAGCGGCTGCTTGCGCTGGTCTGGCTCGCCGATGGCTATTGCGTCCTGCCCGGATCGAGCGGCACGATGGTCGAACTGGCGATGGTCGTGGAGACGCAATTGAAGGGCTTTATACCCCGGCGGCCGATCGTCTGCCTGACACGGTTCTGGCAGCCGGTAGTCCGAAGAGTGGTGGCGGAACCGACGATGGTGCAGTTTGCGCCGACGCCGCGGGAGTGCGCCAATCTGGTTTTGAAGTAGAAACCCGAAGCCGCGTAGGGGCCGATGCCGTTATGTGCGGCTTCGTGCCCGATAGCAGAGAAGCGGAGCCAGTCCGAATACGCGGGCTAACTATTTTTGGGCAGGCACGCAAAAACCCTTGACAACTTCCACTTGCAGCCGTATCTTTCAAAAAACCTTGCCTCGGGCTACGGCTCGGGCTACGGCTCGGGCTACGGCTCGGGCTACGGCTCGGGCTACGGCTCGGGCTTAAGCAGCCCGGGCACACAA
The sequence above is a segment of the Calditrichota bacterium genome. Coding sequences within it:
- a CDS encoding LOG family protein — encoded protein: MTYIEDPARYPVLSAISYSVLDDGWFKVLAQQKRQIPLERGGNGPLPFIAVFGSAQVDPASAIWQNAFRLGVELARRGAVVINGGYGGLMEASSAGARSAGGITVGVTCDNLPEDAPNPYIDHEWKTDRWDQRLLALVWLADGYCVLPGSSGTMVELAMVVETQLKGFIPRRPIVCLTRFWQPVVRRVVAEPTMVQFAPTPRECANLVLK